The following coding sequences lie in one Candidatus Methylomirabilota bacterium genomic window:
- a CDS encoding ABC transporter substrate-binding protein — protein sequence MKFRTLGFIVTLALGSISAPLPAEAQAPAKVLRIGTLAPGARPAGPDWRRRWAVVEGLRELGWVEGQNIVIEDRWADAKPDRLPALAAELVRLKVDVILTRSWPAAVAAKQATTTIPIVIITAGDPVATGLVASLARPGGNITGLADLATELSAKRLDLLKETVPKLSRVAVLWNSADGGMTLRFKSIQAAAPTLGVTVRPLGVQEPADFEQAFAAMTQERPEALFVVSDVLTVSNRKRIFEFAAHNRLPSMYEGRQFVADGGLISYGPSFPDLERRGAAFVDKILKGAKPADLPVEQPTRVELVVNLKTAKALGLTIPQSILIRADEVIQ from the coding sequence ATGAAGTTCCGGACGCTCGGGTTCATCGTCACGCTTGCCCTGGGCAGCATCTCGGCACCGCTTCCGGCCGAGGCTCAGGCGCCGGCGAAGGTCCTGCGGATCGGGACGTTAGCCCCGGGCGCCCGCCCGGCCGGACCCGACTGGAGGCGGCGGTGGGCAGTCGTGGAGGGGCTCCGCGAGCTGGGTTGGGTCGAGGGCCAGAACATCGTCATCGAGGATCGATGGGCCGATGCGAAGCCAGATCGGCTCCCGGCCCTGGCGGCCGAGCTGGTCCGCTTGAAGGTCGATGTGATCTTAACGCGGTCCTGGCCGGCTGCGGTCGCGGCCAAGCAGGCCACCACGACGATCCCGATCGTCATCATCACCGCCGGCGACCCGGTGGCCACGGGGCTCGTCGCGAGCCTCGCGCGTCCGGGCGGGAACATCACCGGGCTCGCCGATCTGGCCACCGAGCTGAGCGCCAAGCGGCTCGACCTGCTGAAGGAGACCGTGCCCAAGCTGTCCCGGGTGGCTGTCCTGTGGAACTCGGCGGATGGCGGGATGACGCTCCGATTCAAGAGCATTCAGGCCGCGGCTCCGACCCTGGGGGTGACGGTGCGACCGCTGGGGGTGCAGGAGCCGGCCGATTTCGAGCAGGCCTTCGCCGCGATGACTCAGGAGCGTCCCGAGGCGCTCTTCGTAGTCTCGGACGTGTTGACCGTTTCCAACCGGAAGCGGATTTTCGAGTTCGCGGCCCACAACCGGTTGCCGTCAATGTACGAGGGGCGGCAGTTCGTCGCCGACGGAGGCCTCATCTCCTACGGGCCAAGCTTTCCCGACCTCGAGCGGCGCGGCGCCGCCTTCGTGGACAAGATCCTCAAAGGCGCCAAGCCCGCGGATCTGCCCGTGGAACAGCCGACGCGGGTCGAGCTCGTCGTGAACCTCAAGACCGCCAAGGCCCTCGGCCTCACGATCCCGCAGTCGATCTTGATCCGGGCGGACGAGGTGATCCAGTAA
- a CDS encoding molybdopterin-dependent oxidoreductase produces the protein MTAWPSDRRGFLGRMLAGFGGVALAPLVGAVATGVGHGLAHAQEIWAQIAGLSTEVTPVGKFYVVSKNIFDPAVESKTWKLAVKGMVERPYSLTLDQLRQLPSVSKPHTLMCISNEIGGDLISNATWKGVPLKVVLEKAGVRPGARKLILRSRDGYSDSFPLGAALHEGTIVAYEMNGKPLERQHGFPARVLVMGLYGIKNVKWVSEVEIVEHDYKGYWQVRGWTDTAIYKTFSRIDVPRPDATLQRGVPTWIAGVAFAGDRGIRTVEVSVDAGKSWQPARVKRAMGDHTWVLWALEWTPAASGTAALVSRAVDGTGAVQPAGPNPPLPDGVEGLHRVAVKVG, from the coding sequence ATGACGGCGTGGCCGTCTGACCGCCGGGGCTTCTTGGGGCGGATGCTGGCCGGCTTCGGCGGGGTCGCGCTCGCGCCTCTGGTCGGCGCCGTGGCCACGGGCGTCGGGCATGGCCTGGCGCACGCCCAGGAGATCTGGGCTCAAATCGCCGGCCTCTCCACCGAGGTGACGCCGGTCGGGAAGTTCTACGTCGTCTCCAAGAACATCTTCGACCCCGCGGTCGAGAGCAAGACCTGGAAGCTCGCCGTGAAGGGCATGGTCGAGCGTCCCTACAGCCTCACGCTCGACCAGCTCAGACAGCTGCCCTCGGTCAGCAAGCCCCACACGCTCATGTGCATCTCGAACGAGATCGGGGGTGACCTGATTTCCAACGCCACCTGGAAGGGTGTGCCGCTCAAGGTCGTCCTCGAGAAGGCCGGGGTCCGCCCGGGGGCCCGGAAGCTGATCCTGCGGAGCCGGGACGGCTATTCGGACAGCTTCCCGCTCGGCGCCGCCCTGCACGAGGGGACGATCGTCGCCTACGAGATGAATGGCAAGCCGCTCGAGCGCCAGCACGGGTTTCCGGCCCGGGTGCTGGTCATGGGCCTCTACGGCATCAAGAACGTGAAGTGGGTGTCCGAGGTCGAGATCGTGGAGCACGACTACAAGGGCTACTGGCAGGTCCGCGGCTGGACCGACACGGCGATCTACAAGACCTTCTCGCGGATCGACGTCCCGCGCCCCGACGCCACCCTCCAGCGGGGGGTACCGACCTGGATTGCCGGGGTGGCCTTTGCCGGAGACCGCGGCATCAGGACGGTCGAGGTCAGCGTGGACGCCGGCAAGTCATGGCAGCCGGCCCGCGTGAAGCGCGCGATGGGCGATCACACCTGGGTGCTCTGGGCCCTCGAGTGGACGCCGGCCGCCTCCGGGACGGCGGCGCTGGTGTCCCGGGCGGTGGACGGGACGGGCGCCGTGCAGCCGGCCGGACCCAATCCGCCCCTCCCGGACGGGGTCGAAGGGCTCCACCGCGTCGCCGTGAAGGTGGGCTGA
- a CDS encoding selenium metabolism-associated LysR family transcriptional regulator, with the protein MDFRQLEVFAQVVDTRSFSRAAEALRLTQSTVSEHIRLLEDEIGTRLFDRLGRETVPTRAGELLHTYARRLLTLRTEARQALDQFLGQVSGVLTVGASTIPGEYVLPPLIGAFREKFPHVSIALQISDTHEIGEAVLEGRVELGVVGARPTHRNLEAVELMPDELVVVVPPGHAWFGRPLVTLEELRPEPLIVREPGSGSRQALETALEEAGTGLTGLRVIAEMGSTSAIKQAVKAGVGVSIISKRAVEEECRHNLLWCVTIKDLRFTRHFYIVTHTGRSRSPLCQAFLDFLLARR; encoded by the coding sequence ATGGATTTCCGCCAGCTCGAAGTCTTCGCCCAGGTCGTGGACACGCGGAGCTTCTCCCGCGCGGCGGAAGCGCTCCGGCTGACGCAGTCCACGGTGAGCGAGCACATCCGGCTCCTCGAAGACGAGATCGGCACCCGTCTCTTCGATCGGCTCGGCCGGGAGACGGTGCCCACTCGGGCCGGCGAGCTCCTCCACACCTACGCTCGCCGCCTCCTCACGCTGCGCACCGAGGCCCGCCAGGCCCTCGACCAGTTCCTCGGCCAGGTCTCCGGTGTCTTGACGGTCGGGGCCAGCACGATCCCCGGCGAGTACGTCCTGCCGCCGCTCATCGGCGCCTTCCGCGAGAAGTTCCCGCACGTGTCGATCGCGCTCCAGATCTCGGACACCCATGAGATCGGCGAGGCGGTCCTGGAGGGGCGAGTGGAGCTCGGGGTGGTGGGAGCGCGGCCGACCCACCGCAACCTCGAGGCCGTCGAGCTCATGCCGGACGAGCTGGTGGTCGTCGTACCGCCCGGCCACGCGTGGTTCGGGCGCCCCCTGGTGACCCTGGAGGAGCTCAGGCCCGAGCCGCTGATCGTCCGGGAGCCGGGCTCGGGGTCGCGCCAGGCCCTGGAGACCGCGCTCGAGGAGGCCGGCACCGGCCTCACGGGGCTCCGCGTCATCGCCGAGATGGGCTCGACGTCGGCGATCAAGCAGGCAGTGAAGGCCGGCGTCGGCGTCTCCATCATCTCCAAGCGGGCCGTCGAGGAGGAGTGTCGCCACAACCTTCTCTGGTGCGTGACGATCAAGGACCTCCGGTTCACCCGCCACTTTTACATCGTCACCCACACGGGCCGCTCGCGGTCTCCCCTCTGCCAGGCCTTCCTGGACTTCCTGCTGGCGCGGCGCTAG
- a CDS encoding transglutaminase domain-containing protein, with protein MDRRALLKMAAAVPVALATSRLSRASLDVWAQQRDFNPRAGNWRTFEITTRAEVLDPDGVTRVWLPVPSVDSEYQRTLGNQWSGNARVMKTLVDGKYGAAMLYAEFADGETAPVVELTSRFRSQDRAVDWSKKVSGTEDPGKLKFWTTPTEFMPTDGIVQDTAVEITRGKRSDLEKVQAVYDWILVNTYREPKVRGCGVGDIKAILETRNFGGKCADINALFVGLLRAVGVPARDLYGIRVAPSTFGYRSLGAGSANVTKAQHCRAEVYLSEYGWVAMDPADVTKVAREETSEWLKLDHQLVQAVRPRLFGGWEGNWLAYNVGHDIALPNATQGPALAFLMYPQCETAGERRDSLDPDNFKYTITSREIKA; from the coding sequence ATGGATCGCCGCGCCCTTCTGAAGATGGCGGCCGCAGTGCCGGTGGCCCTGGCGACGTCGCGGCTGTCCCGAGCCTCGCTCGACGTCTGGGCACAACAGCGGGACTTCAATCCTCGCGCGGGGAACTGGCGGACCTTCGAGATCACGACGCGCGCCGAGGTGCTCGACCCCGATGGCGTGACGCGGGTGTGGTTGCCCGTCCCCTCCGTCGACTCGGAGTATCAGCGGACTCTCGGCAACCAGTGGTCGGGAAACGCCAGGGTCATGAAGACGCTGGTCGACGGCAAGTATGGCGCCGCGATGCTCTATGCCGAGTTCGCTGATGGGGAGACGGCTCCCGTGGTCGAGCTCACCAGTCGATTCCGGAGCCAGGATCGGGCCGTCGACTGGTCGAAGAAGGTCTCCGGAACAGAGGATCCGGGCAAGCTCAAGTTTTGGACCACGCCGACCGAGTTCATGCCGACCGACGGCATCGTCCAGGACACGGCGGTCGAGATCACCCGGGGCAAGCGCAGTGACCTCGAGAAGGTTCAGGCGGTGTACGACTGGATCCTGGTGAACACCTATCGGGAGCCGAAGGTCCGCGGCTGCGGAGTGGGTGACATCAAGGCCATCCTGGAGACCCGCAACTTCGGGGGCAAGTGCGCCGACATCAACGCGCTCTTCGTCGGGCTGCTGCGAGCCGTGGGTGTGCCAGCCCGCGACCTCTACGGGATCCGCGTGGCGCCATCCACCTTCGGGTACCGCTCGCTCGGGGCCGGCAGCGCCAACGTCACGAAGGCGCAGCACTGCCGCGCCGAGGTCTATCTCAGCGAGTACGGCTGGGTGGCCATGGACCCGGCCGATGTCACCAAGGTGGCGCGCGAGGAAACGAGCGAGTGGCTGAAGCTCGATCATCAGCTCGTGCAGGCCGTGCGGCCGAGACTCTTCGGCGGCTGGGAGGGGAACTGGCTCGCCTACAACGTCGGCCATGACATCGCGCTGCCGAACGCGACCCAGGGGCCCGCACTGGCCTTCCTGATGTACCCCCAGTGCGAAACGGCCGGCGAGCGCCGTGACAGCCTCGACCCCGACAACTTCAAGTACACGATCACTTCGCGCGAGATCAAGGCCTGA
- a CDS encoding TlpA disulfide reductase family protein, with translation MVLNDLTGRPHGLADYRGQVLLVNFWATWCEPCREEMVSMQRLKERLAGQPLTILAVNYGESKQKVGEFVRRLAIDLPVLLDPGQQAARAWKVRVLPASFLVGPDGRARYTIVGELDWASDGAVEAVRGLLR, from the coding sequence CTGGTCCTGAACGATCTTACCGGCCGGCCGCACGGGCTGGCCGACTACCGCGGCCAGGTTCTGCTGGTCAATTTCTGGGCCACCTGGTGCGAGCCATGTCGGGAAGAGATGGTCTCGATGCAACGGCTGAAGGAGCGCCTGGCCGGCCAGCCGCTCACGATTCTGGCCGTGAATTACGGGGAATCGAAACAGAAGGTCGGCGAGTTCGTCCGGCGCCTGGCCATCGATCTCCCCGTCCTCCTCGATCCGGGTCAGCAAGCGGCGCGGGCCTGGAAGGTGCGGGTGCTTCCGGCGAGCTTCCTGGTGGGGCCCGACGGGCGCGCGCGCTATACGATCGTGGGGGAGCTCGACTGGGCGAGCGACGGCGCCGTGGAAGCCGTCCGCGGCTTGCTCCGCTGA
- a CDS encoding anti-sigma factor: MCYDQTDEGPGSVPADERWVAVESGSHIARCQECIDLLVDYLEGELSAERARALDVHLELCPACVRFVRTYKGTVNVARTLPLDEIPPELTQRLLDFLRKEKEGRLPPASP; encoded by the coding sequence ATGTGTTACGATCAGACCGACGAAGGCCCGGGGTCGGTCCCCGCGGACGAGAGGTGGGTCGCCGTGGAGTCGGGGTCGCACATCGCGCGCTGCCAGGAGTGCATCGACCTTCTGGTCGATTACCTGGAGGGCGAGCTGTCGGCGGAGCGGGCTCGCGCGCTCGACGTCCACCTCGAGCTGTGTCCGGCCTGCGTGCGCTTCGTCCGGACCTACAAGGGCACGGTGAATGTCGCCAGGACGTTGCCCCTCGACGAGATCCCCCCCGAGCTGACCCAGCGGCTGCTGGACTTCCTCAGGAAGGAAAAAGAAGGCAGGCTCCCTCCGGCCTCCCCCTGA
- a CDS encoding glycosyltransferase, with translation MRIALVTPVAYPSVRGNAVTVGRLLRGLRGRGVEAEVLDLSRTPPAAAAGRLDALGPGIIHAFHAFQAAPAVAPFARQRGVPLVISLTGTDANIDLFRPGRRSATRAAIRQARALIAFHETIRTKVAAAVPEVAPRIEIIPQSVDLEDAPDQLVDLGPCRPGEVRFLLPAGIRRVKNVLFPVAPLGALARRYPIRFVVAGPILEEAEGRRLIAAIAGSGWASYLGEVPHALMGSLLDQVDVVINSSRSEGGMANSILEAMSRGRPLLAADIEGNRSVIEDGVEGFLFRDGEEFAERAERLIRDPALRERLGAAGRAKVGRLYPPDREIDAHLDLYRRLLADGARTPSAPLAC, from the coding sequence ATGCGCATCGCCCTCGTCACCCCGGTTGCGTACCCTTCCGTCCGCGGTAACGCGGTGACCGTCGGCCGCCTCCTGCGTGGTCTGCGCGGGCGGGGTGTCGAGGCCGAGGTGCTCGACCTCTCCCGCACGCCGCCGGCGGCCGCCGCCGGACGGCTCGACGCGCTCGGCCCCGGGATCATCCACGCCTTCCACGCGTTCCAGGCGGCGCCGGCGGTGGCCCCGTTCGCCCGGCAGCGCGGGGTCCCGCTCGTGATCTCGCTGACCGGGACCGACGCCAACATCGACCTGTTTCGACCCGGGCGCCGATCCGCGACCAGGGCCGCGATCCGGCAAGCCCGGGCCCTGATCGCCTTTCACGAGACGATTCGCACGAAGGTGGCGGCTGCCGTACCGGAGGTCGCGCCGCGGATCGAGATCATCCCGCAGAGCGTGGACCTGGAAGACGCGCCGGACCAGCTCGTCGATCTCGGACCATGCCGGCCGGGCGAGGTGCGCTTCCTTCTCCCGGCCGGGATCCGGCGAGTCAAGAACGTCCTCTTCCCGGTCGCGCCGCTCGGGGCACTGGCCCGGCGGTACCCGATCCGGTTCGTGGTGGCCGGCCCTATCCTGGAGGAGGCCGAGGGGCGCCGGCTGATCGCCGCCATCGCAGGGTCGGGCTGGGCCAGCTATCTGGGGGAAGTGCCACACGCCCTGATGGGATCGCTGCTCGATCAGGTCGACGTCGTGATCAACTCGTCGCGGTCGGAGGGGGGCATGGCGAACTCGATCCTGGAGGCGATGAGCCGGGGCCGGCCGCTCCTGGCGGCGGACATCGAGGGCAACCGGTCGGTGATCGAGGACGGGGTCGAAGGGTTCCTCTTCCGCGACGGCGAAGAGTTCGCGGAGCGGGCCGAGCGACTGATCCGGGACCCGGCGCTCCGCGAGCGCCTGGGTGCGGCCGGGCGGGCCAAGGTGGGGCGCCTCTACCCGCCGGACCGCGAGATCGACGCGCACCTCGACCTCTACCGGCGCCTGCTGGCCGACGGGGCGCGAACACCCAGCGCGCCGCTCGCATGCTAA
- a CDS encoding VOC family protein — protein sequence MPLKKLGHVVLKVRDLDRSEAFYTEVVGLRVSGRLPGRMVFFSVPGNDDSHDLAIWNVGPDAAAPQPKQVGLFHIAWQVERPEDLETLYGHLVAKGARLHGTTDHGANLSVYFEDPDGNMLEFTYEQPRESWPPGRNPFAGREPLPFETARIGR from the coding sequence ATGCCACTGAAGAAACTCGGTCACGTCGTGCTCAAGGTCCGGGACCTCGACCGCTCCGAAGCGTTCTATACCGAAGTGGTCGGTCTTCGGGTCAGCGGCCGGCTTCCGGGGCGGATGGTCTTCTTCAGCGTGCCGGGCAACGATGACTCCCATGACCTCGCGATCTGGAACGTCGGGCCGGATGCCGCGGCGCCCCAGCCGAAGCAGGTCGGGCTCTTTCACATCGCCTGGCAAGTCGAGCGGCCCGAGGACCTCGAGACGCTGTACGGGCACCTCGTCGCCAAGGGCGCCCGGCTCCACGGGACGACCGATCACGGGGCGAACCTCTCCGTCTACTTCGAGGATCCCGACGGGAACATGCTCGAGTTCACCTACGAGCAGCCGCGAGAGTCCTGGCCGCCCGGGCGGAACCCCTTCGCGGGCCGGGAGCCGCTTCCATTCGAGACGGCCCGCATCGGCCGCTGA
- a CDS encoding ABC transporter substrate-binding protein, which yields MEHVRFVVPFQTVFYAPHYLALTLGLFAQEGVDVEHATAVAPNGVARSLLTGGADVGLSGPIRALSVVDRGEGQLTCVAEVNSRVGFFLLARAPADSFAWRDLAGRRVLVFSEAPTPRLCLEYLLERHGVSLGAVDLVSDLPTERAVERFVAGRADYLLQGQPVTERLLASGQAHLAAGLGPALGPVAFSAYLVTPRFAAERASALEAALRALYRAQQWLHQHSPDEVAERVASALPPDDRAILVAAIRRYLATKTWAADPILRRPGFDALQEVLLLRGFIRRGYPYEAVVNTERAEAAVRAVGPAAKPR from the coding sequence ATGGAGCACGTACGGTTCGTCGTTCCCTTCCAGACCGTCTTCTACGCGCCCCATTACCTCGCGCTCACCCTCGGCCTCTTCGCCCAGGAAGGGGTGGACGTCGAGCATGCGACGGCGGTGGCGCCGAACGGCGTCGCGCGGTCCCTCCTCACGGGGGGCGCGGACGTCGGCCTGTCGGGGCCCATCCGCGCCCTCAGCGTGGTGGACCGTGGGGAAGGCCAGCTCACCTGCGTGGCGGAGGTCAACAGCCGCGTCGGCTTCTTCCTGCTGGCGCGGGCGCCCGCCGACAGCTTCGCCTGGCGCGACCTCGCGGGGCGACGGGTGCTCGTGTTCTCGGAGGCGCCGACGCCGCGCCTGTGCCTCGAGTATCTCCTGGAGCGCCACGGGGTCAGCCTGGGGGCCGTGGACCTGGTATCGGATCTGCCGACCGAGCGCGCCGTCGAGCGATTCGTGGCCGGCCGCGCCGACTACCTCCTGCAGGGACAGCCCGTCACCGAGCGGCTACTCGCCAGCGGTCAGGCCCACCTGGCGGCGGGCCTCGGGCCGGCACTGGGGCCGGTGGCCTTCAGCGCGTACCTGGTGACTCCGCGCTTCGCGGCGGAGCGAGCGTCGGCCCTGGAGGCGGCGCTGCGGGCGCTCTACCGGGCCCAGCAGTGGCTCCATCAGCACAGCCCGGACGAGGTCGCCGAGCGGGTGGCGTCGGCGTTGCCTCCGGATGACCGGGCGATCCTGGTAGCCGCCATCCGTCGCTATCTCGCCACCAAGACGTGGGCAGCCGATCCCATCCTGCGCCGGCCGGGATTCGACGCGCTCCAGGAAGTGCTGCTGCTTCGGGGGTTCATCCGGCGGGGCTACCCCTACGAGGCGGTGGTGAACACGGAACGGGCGGAGGCTGCCGTCCGGGCAGTGGGGCCGGCCGCGAAGCCGAGATGA